The window CGATGAGCTGTGACTGAAGGATTTTCCGCACTCATTGCAGCCATAGGGCTTTTCCTTGGTGTGGATCCTCTGGTGTTCCACGAGAAGGGAGCTCTGGCTGAAGGCCCTGCCGCACGCGTTACACTCGTacggcttctcgcccgtgtgcgTCCTCTGGTGCTGGACGAGCGGGGCCAGCTGGCTGAAGGCCCGGCCGCACTCGCGGCACTCGtagggcttctcgcccgtgtggaTGCGCTGGTGCTTGGTCAGGGACGAGCTGTGGCCGAAGGCCTTGCCGCAGTCGCCGCACTCGTACGGCCTCTCCCCGGTGTGGACCCTCTGGTGCTGGGTGAGGTGCGTGCTCTGGCGGAAGGCCTTGCCGCACTGGCCGCACTCGTATGGCTTCTCCCCGGTGTGCGTGCGCTCGTGCTGGCTGAGGGACGAGCTGTGGCTGAAGGTCTTCCCGCACTCGTTGCAGCCGTAGGGCCGCTCGCCCGTGTGGATCCTGCGGTGCTCGGTGAGCAGCGTGCTCTGGCTGAAGGCCTTGCCGCAGTCGCCGCACTCGTACGGCCGCTCGCCCGTGTGCGTCCTCTGGTGCTGCACGAGCGGCGTGATCTGCGTGAAGGCCTTGCCGCACTCCAGGCACTCGtagggcttctcgcccgtgtggaTGCGCTGGTGCTTGGTCAGGGACGAGCTGTGGCCGAAGGCCTTGCCGCAGTCCCCGCAGCGGTACGGCCTCTCCCCGGTGTGGACCCGCACGTGCTGGCTGAGGTGGATGCTCTGGCGGAAGGCCTTGCCGCACTCGCCGCACTCGTACGGCTTCTCCCCGGTGTGCGTGCGCTCGTGCTGGCTGAAGGACGAGCGGAAGCTGAAGGCCTTGCCGCACTCGCCGCACTCGTacggcttctcgcccgtgtggGTCCTCTGGTGCTGGACCAGCGGGGCGATCTGGTTGAAGGTCTTCCCACACTGGGGGCACCGGTAAGGTTTCTCGCCGGTGTGGATCCTCTGGTGTTTGGTGAGCGCCGAGCTGTTTCGGAAGCCTTTCCCGCATTCGGGACACTCGTAAGGCCTCTCTCCCGTGTGCGTTCGGTGGTGCTCGAGGAGTGCCGAGCTGTGACCGAAGGCCTTGCCGCACGCCTGACATTCGTAGGGCTTCGCTTTTGCGTGTGTTTTCTGCTCGGCGTGGAGCCCTGGGTctggcttccccctccccccgcgcgTCCCCGGCATGTGGAGGCCTTGCCTTTCTGGAGTCATTGGCTGAGTTGGGAAGCGGGGGCTCAGACTGAAGTTTCCCCCAAACCCAtccccctgctgctgctgctgcatgGGTGTCTTCACCACATGGCTCTCTCCACTCTGTCCGCGGCAGCCCTCTGCATCATCACCCTCTGAGTACCACAGACTATCCCACAGGAACCTTTCTGTCAGGGCACTGGTACGTATTCCTTCAGTGATGTCTTGAGTTGGGGTGGACACTTTGGTTTGGGGTCTGGTTTCcaaatctggaagaaaaaaaacccggAAATGTTCCTTAATTTCTGTTTGGGGGGAAGGGTTTGGGTTGGGTGGGTGGACGGATGGAAGGATAAAACTGATGGTTTTGGGGGCgcctcagtcagttgtgtccgacttcggctcaggtcatgatctcatggctggtgagtttgagcccgcgtggggctctgtgctgacagctcagagcctggagcctgcttcagattctgtgtctccctctctctctgcccctaccccgctcatggtctgtctctctctctcaaaaaaaaaaaaaaaaaaaaaaaaaaaacaaaacacattaaaaaaaaaactgatggtttTGAAAGGCTCAAGGCACAAGTGactttaaccatttaaaaatacagttttgcaAATCAGGGAAGGaacgcaagcaggagaggaagcTCTGAGAGTGGTCAGGGGTGGGGTAGCTGGTGCAGGGGCCTGAGTGGGGCTTGCAAGGGGAACACAGAGAACGAGGCAGGGAGGCAATGCGAGGCAGACAGAGGGCATCCAGGGAAGCTGTGGACAGACGCCCCAGGCTGGAAGGAGCAGAGCGATGGCCAGGCCCCAGTGAAAGCAGCCTCCATGGCACCAGGTGGCAACGGAGGAAGAGCCGTCTCACAGGTGAAGGACCACCCGGCccagctctccctctgccccagctctccctctgccccagctctccCACTGACAAGGTCCGCTTTCTGCTTGGCGGTCTCTGGCTGCTGTTCCACCTGCCCCTGATGTGAAGAAACGCATCAGCTCCCCCAGACTGGAGGCTGCTGAGAGGCGCATCGCCGGAGGATGGATAAATGACCTGAGCTGTCTGGGAGGACTTGGATCTGTTCTGCTGGGTCCATCTCACCATATGAGAGTTCCCGGAGGGCAGGGCTTCTGTCCACCTGGGTCACCCCTGCACCCACGCCTTCAGCTGAGGCCAGCAGACATGGGGGACGAACAAACAAACGTACCCTGCCCCGCTCCTTCCTGGCAGGACTTCCTGCCCCGGTACCCAGCCCCTTCTGCACAGCCGAGCCCTCGCGCATgccgcccccaccccaacaccGGACTGGCCCTAAGGTGTGATATGGGCACTGTGCCCATTTAGGTTATGCTCCAGTGAGGTgttaagggggggaaaaaaaaaaaagaggggtcaAGCCAGGTGT is drawn from Felis catus isolate Fca126 chromosome E2, F.catus_Fca126_mat1.0, whole genome shotgun sequence and contains these coding sequences:
- the LOC111558083 gene encoding zinc finger protein 135 → MTAGLLTAGAPEQVTFEDVVVDFTQEEWGQLEPAQRTLYRDVMLETFRLLVSVDLETRPQTKVSTPTQDITEGIRTSALTERFLWDSLWYSEGDDAEGCRGQSGESHVVKTPMQQQQQGDGFGGNFSLSPRFPTQPMTPERQGLHMPGTRGGRGKPDPGLHAEQKTHAKAKPYECQACGKAFGHSSALLEHHRTHTGERPYECPECGKGFRNSSALTKHQRIHTGEKPYRCPQCGKTFNQIAPLVQHQRTHTGEKPYECGECGKAFSFRSSFSQHERTHTGEKPYECGECGKAFRQSIHLSQHVRVHTGERPYRCGDCGKAFGHSSSLTKHQRIHTGEKPYECLECGKAFTQITPLVQHQRTHTGERPYECGDCGKAFSQSTLLTEHRRIHTGERPYGCNECGKTFSHSSSLSQHERTHTGEKPYECGQCGKAFRQSTHLTQHQRVHTGERPYECGDCGKAFGHSSSLTKHQRIHTGEKPYECRECGRAFSQLAPLVQHQRTHTGEKPYECNACGRAFSQSSLLVEHQRIHTKEKPYGCNECGKSFSHSSSLSQHERTHTGEKPYECQDCGKSFRQSTHLTQHRRIHTGEKPYECRDCGKAFTHSSSLTKHQRTHTG